From the Chitinophaga lutea genome, the window GCTGTTCTTGCGTCAGCGCTTTTGCTTTAGCCATAAAAAACGGTTTAGATATGTTGTTTGGTGTTTTGGTGCTTTGTTGTAAGGGGCTGGCTATGGCTTCGCTTTATTCTTTTTCCAGTTTGGTAAGCCGGCGATCCAGCCTTACCAGATATAACACGATACAAATGAAAATGATGACCAGGATGCCTACGGCCACGTAAATTTTTGAATCGCTCCTGAAAAACTCGTTCACAGGGCCGGTTTCCGTATTCTGCTGCTGGGAGGCTTCGGAAATCACACGGGTGGTATCCTGCCCTAATACGGTGGTACAGAGAAACATCAGGCCGGCAAATAATAATAAGCCAAGTCGGTTAGCCATGAAGAATATTTTTTAATGCTAATCTTTTATAACGGTTTCTTAAGGTATAGATCCAGATGCCCAGCAGGGTCCACCCGATAAATGCGGGCCACAGCACCATTTTGATGGTGCCGGCAGTGTCCTGCGAACTGAAACCCGGGCTGCTGGCGCTGCCGGGGTGGAGCGATTCCACCATTCTCGGGATGATATACGTCAGCGGAACGAGCAGGGCAAAGGCGAATACGTTGAAAATGGCGGATACGCGGGCGCGTTTGTCAAGATCGGTAAACGACAGGCGCAGTACGAGGTAAGCCATGTAAATGGAAAGGGCGATGGCCGTGGTCATCTGCTTGGGATCGTTGACGATGGTGCCGCCCCAGGTGTAGGTGCTCCACAACATCCCGGTGAGGAAGCCCATCACCCCGAACAATACCCCCACGCTGGCGGAGCTCGATGCCCGGATGTCGCGCCGGAGGTCGTTGGTAGACAGGTACCAGATGGAATTCACGACGGAAATGGAAAAGAGCGTGTACATGCTCATCCACATGGGCAAGTGAAAGAAAATGCTGCGGGCTGCCTGCTGGTTATTGCCGATAGAAGGCACTTTGATTAAAAAACCGCCGATGATAACATACAGCAGCAACACGACCGCCAGAATTTTCCACCAATGTTTAGCCATGGTTCTAAAGAAATATGTGGTGGCAAACCTACAGGTTTTAGCGCTAATAGCAAAGCGAAAAAGGGATTTTGATGTTTCGCGCAAAGGCGGGCTTATCCTTGAAAAACCGTTACCGGCGGGCGGGATTTGTTGAAAATTGTATGGCTATTCTTTCCACAGGTAGGGAAAAAGAATCAGCGCCAGAGCAATCACCAGCACGTCCATCCCCCCCAGCAGCAGAAACATGCCGGGCAGGCCGGGCTGCACTACCGGGATAAATGCGCTGCGGGAAATATTGGCCAGCAGCATCAGGATGGGCATGATGAGCGGGAAACCCATGATGGCCATCAGCGCAGCATTCTGGCTCGCCTGCGCCGCAATGGCCGCCAGCATGGTAAACAGCAGCGAAAGGCTGACGCCGCCCAGCGCCACCACGCCCAGGAAATAGAGCGGGTGAATAAGCGGGTTACCCAGGAAAATGATACAGCAGATGTACGACACGAGGCTCATGCCCGTCATCAGCAACACGTTGTAAATCAGCTTGGCCGTAATGAAATAACGGGGATGAACCAACGAATAATAATAAAGCAGGCGCCCGCGGCTTTCCTGCAGGAAACTCTTGGCCACGGCATTGACACACACGAAGAGCTGCACCACCCAGAACAGGGCGTTCCAGATTTTTTCCTCCGGCTCCCCCACCATGAGATTGATCACGAAAACAGTGGAAAACACGTACAGCAGGATGCCGAACAGGGCATGCCGCTGCCGCCATTCCAGCAGCATGTCTTTTTTAACCAGGGCGATAATTTGGGTAAGAGCACTTTTCACGTCGGCAAAGATAACCTCGTTTGGCAAATTCTAAATCCCTTAACTTTAAGCCCCTTATATTCGAGTATGCAAAAAATCGTAGTAGCCAACCGTGGGGAGATCGCCCTCCGGGTCATGCGTTCCGCCAGGGAGATGGGTATCGCCACCGTAGCCGTGTATTCCGAAGCAGACAGGAACATGCCCTTTGTGCAGTATGCAGATGAAGCTGTTTGTATCGGGCCGGCCCCCAGCAACCAGAGTTACCTGCTGGGCGACAAAATTATTGCAGCGGCCAAAAGCACCGGCGCCGATGCCGTGCATCCCGGCTACGGCTTCCTCAGCGAAAACGCAGGGTTTGCACAGGCGGTGAAAGATGCGGGACTGATATTCATCGGCCCCTCCCCCGCCGCCATCGAAGTGATGGGCAGCAAACTCGCCGCCAAACAGGCCGCGCAAAGCTACGGCGTACCGATGGTGCCCGGCACCGAAACGCCGCTGCGCAGCCTCGAAGAGGCCCGCGAAGTGGTGAAGAAGACAGGTTTCCCCATTCTCATCAAGGCTTCGGCCGGGGGGGGCGGCAAAGGCATGCGCGTGGTGGAAAAAGAAGCGGAACTGGCAGAACAGATACGCCTGGCCAAAAGCGAGGCCCTGAGCGCCTTTGGCGACGACGCCGTTTTTATCGAAAAATACGTGGCCGCGCCGCGCCACATTGAAATACAGGTGCTGGGCGACCAGCACGGGCATTGTATCTACCTTTTCGAGCGCGAATGCTCCATACAGCGCCGTCACCAGAAACTGATCGAAGAAGCGCCCTCCTCCGTGCTCACGCCCGCCATCCGCGAGGCGATGGGCAAATGCGCGGTGGATGTGGCCCGGGCCTGTAACTATTACGGCGCCGGTACGGTGGAGTTCCTGGTCGACGAACAGCTGAATTTTTATTTCCTCGAAATGAACACCCGCCTGCAGGTGGAGCACCCCGTTACGGAAATGATCACCGGCCTCGACCTGGTGAAAGAACAGATCCGTATTGCGCGCGGGGAGACGCTTTCCATCACGCAGGAACAACTCCGCATCAACGGCCACGCCATCGAACTGCGCATCTGCGCCGAAGACCCGGCCAATAACTTTTTACCCGATACCGGCCGGCTCGACACCTACATCCGCCCCCAGGGATACGGCGTACGGGTAGATGATGGCTACGAACAGGGCATGGATATCCCCATCTATTATGATCCGATGATCGCCAAACTCATCGCCTGGGGCGCCGACCGCGAAGAAGCACGGCTCCGGCTGCTCCGCGCCATCGACGAATACCGCGTAACCGGCATCCGCACCACATTGCCCTTCGGCAAATGGGCCCTGCAGCAACCGGCTTTTATCAGCGGGCAGTTCGACACCAACTTCATCGGCAAATATTTCCAGCCGCAACACCTCGAAGGGCACGATACGGCGGCGGAACAGGCCGCAGCCATCCTGGCCGCCCAACTGTGGCAGCAACTGGCAGCGCCCAAAACAGCCGTTACGACCGCAGCGGCAGGCAATCACTCCAACTGGAAAAAACGGAAAACGAGAAGATAGACAGCGTTTTGAGGGTCACAGCAGGCCTGTTCCCGGGTTACAAGGGCTCCGGCATGGTCAGAAACACCTGTCAGGGCTCGATCTTTACCTTAAACGTAAATTTCTTCTGGGTCACATAACTAAAGCACACCACCAGGATAGTGGTAAGGATTTTCGCGATCGTGGGGTAAAAGTGACAATACTCCACAAACACCTTCATAAAGATGTAGTTAAACAACAGGCACACCCCTACGAGTATAAAATACCGGATGAGCTGCACGCGCCCGCGAAGGTTAGATTCGGAAAATACAATGTATTTGTTCAGCAGAAAGCCGGTGGGGAAACTCACAAAAAACGCCATCAGCACGGCGGCAATGTGCGGGCTGACCGTGATGAACGGCAGGTGCACCATTTCTTTTTGCAGGATAAAATTATAACTGATGAAAAAGAGGAAAATGTCGAGCAGCGTATTTCCACCCCCGCAGGCCAGGTAACGGAAAGTCTGGAAGGGCATTATTTTCGCAAAAGGTTTGTAAAAAAATGCCAGGATATCGAGAATCAGCTGCTTCATCTTAAAAACGCGGCAAAGCTACGAATGAATTATTAATGTAAGGCGTTAAAAACCGATTTTAACATTCCTGCAACCCTATGGTACGTTGTGGTAGCAATACCGGCAACGCGGCTCGTAGAGATCCTTTTCACCGAGCAACACGGTGCTTTTGTCGCTGCTTTTGCGAAAGGAATGGGTAGCGATGTTGCCACATTGCACACAAATGGCATGTAGCTTTGTGATGTATTCCGCCTGAGCCAGCAGATCCGGTATCGGACCGAAAGGCTGCCCCTGGTAGGTCATATCCAGTCCCGCCACAATCACCCTGATGCCGGTCTGCGCCAGCTGGTCGCACACATTGGGCAGTTCCAGATCAAAAAACTGGGCCTCATCGATGCCCACTACATCCACCCCCTGCCCCAACAACAATATCTGCTGGGAACTTTCCACCGGCGTGGAGAGAATCTTTGACTCATCATGCGACACGATATTCTGTTCATCATACCGCGTATCCATCGCGGGTTTGAATATTTCCACCGACAGGTTGGCGATGCGCGCCCGTTTCAGCCTGCGGATAAGTTCTTCCGTTTTCCCGGAAAACATCGAGCCGCAGATCACTTCTATCCATCCCCGCCGACCTCCTGTAAGAGAAGGTTCAATAAACATATTATAGTATTTTGATTACTAAGTGGTTAAAAAAGTATAACTTAGTGCAATTAAAATAATTTCCATCAGATGGCGTTAACAATTAAGGCATGGAAAAAATAAATGCATTAATTGACAAACTGCAGGAGTTAAAAAATACGAATGCAGGTTTGCAAACCATATCCTACTACACGCAGTTGCTGCAGGCGGAAATTCTCCACCAGCGCAATATGCAGAAACAGCAGGAGCTCCGGGGCAACGGACACGTCGCGGTGATTATGCCCGCGCATACACCCGTACTCGAAAAGCCGGCCCCGCCGGTTTATCAGGCGCCGCCTCAGGAAAAGGTTACACCGCCGGCTTACCAGCCGCCAACACCTGCCCCCACGCAGGAAACGCCTGCACCGGAAAAAACACCGCCGCCCGCTGAAAAAACGCAGCCTGCCGCCAACGGCAACGGTTATGCGCCGGACCGGGTGCCGGTGAAAGAAAAACCGGTAGCGGCCACCCTCTTCGACCCTCCCCCGCAACAAAAAAATACCGATAACGGCAATATCCGCCAGGAACTCAACGAACTGGTGGGCAAACTTTCGCCTTCGCTCAATGATTCCCTCCGTTCCTCCGGTAAAGTGGAAGTAGGCGAAAAGCTAAGCGGAATGGGCGTTCACGACCTGAAAAGCGCCATCGGCATCAACGATAAATTCCAGTTTATCCAGGAGCTCTTCCGTGGCGATAAAACCATGTACGAACGCTCCATTAAAACCATCAACGAAAGCACCTCCCTGCAGGAAGCCGAGTACTGGATCGAACGTGAACTGAAAATCAAGCTGGGCTGGAACGAAAACGACCAGCTGGTGAAACACTTCTATTCACTGGTGAGGAAAAGGTTTTCCTGAAAATGCGCTTCTTTAATTTAACCGGGTTGAACGGGCTTATTTGCTCCTAGGAGATTTGTCTGCTGAAACCAATTAAACGGGTTTATCCCGCGGGAAGAACCTGTCTGCCAAAACCAACTGCACCGGTCTGTCTCACTGAGAGCCCCGTCTGCCAGAACCAATTGCACCGATTTACCCCCAGAGGGCAACCAGTCTGCCGGGGCAAATTGCACCGGTTTGCCTCTGAAGGAGCCCCAGTCTAACCGGGCCAATTGAACAGGCCTATCTGAGGTGAGGCAGAAAAAACTAGCCTTTAAACCAGCTCTTCTGCCGGAAACGTCTCAACCGGCTTCACTTGCCGGAAAGAAACCCGTTCTCCCGGATATACCGCAAAATCTTCTCCGTAGCCCCCTGGTGCTCTTCCACAAACCGCCCGGTAATCTCCGTTATCTGCTGGTAATAGTACATGTCATTCAGCGCTGTGATATTCCGGTCGAGCGACGCCACATCGTTCACCACAATAGCAGCACGCAGCTGCACCAGCATCACCGCCTCGTTAAACTGCTGATACACAGGCCCGATGATCACTGGTTTGCCGTAGGTGGCGGGTTCCAGGATATTGTGAATCCCTTCTTTACCGAATCCGCCGCCCACGTACGAGATACTGCTGTACCGGTACAACGCCGAGAGCATGCCCACATTATCGATGATCATCACCCTGCCACCGGCGCT encodes:
- a CDS encoding CcmD family protein — its product is MANRLGLLLFAGLMFLCTTVLGQDTTRVISEASQQQNTETGPVNEFFRSDSKIYVAVGILVIIFICIVLYLVRLDRRLTKLEKE
- the ccsA gene encoding cytochrome c biogenesis protein CcsA, translated to MAKHWWKILAVVLLLYVIIGGFLIKVPSIGNNQQAARSIFFHLPMWMSMYTLFSISVVNSIWYLSTNDLRRDIRASSSASVGVLFGVMGFLTGMLWSTYTWGGTIVNDPKQMTTAIALSIYMAYLVLRLSFTDLDKRARVSAIFNVFAFALLVPLTYIIPRMVESLHPGSASSPGFSSQDTAGTIKMVLWPAFIGWTLLGIWIYTLRNRYKRLALKNILHG
- a CDS encoding heme exporter protein CcmB, encoding MKSALTQIIALVKKDMLLEWRQRHALFGILLYVFSTVFVINLMVGEPEEKIWNALFWVVQLFVCVNAVAKSFLQESRGRLLYYYSLVHPRYFITAKLIYNVLLMTGMSLVSYICCIIFLGNPLIHPLYFLGVVALGGVSLSLLFTMLAAIAAQASQNAALMAIMGFPLIMPILMLLANISRSAFIPVVQPGLPGMFLLLGGMDVLVIALALILFPYLWKE
- the accC gene encoding acetyl-CoA carboxylase biotin carboxylase subunit, with translation MQKIVVANRGEIALRVMRSAREMGIATVAVYSEADRNMPFVQYADEAVCIGPAPSNQSYLLGDKIIAAAKSTGADAVHPGYGFLSENAGFAQAVKDAGLIFIGPSPAAIEVMGSKLAAKQAAQSYGVPMVPGTETPLRSLEEAREVVKKTGFPILIKASAGGGGKGMRVVEKEAELAEQIRLAKSEALSAFGDDAVFIEKYVAAPRHIEIQVLGDQHGHCIYLFERECSIQRRHQKLIEEAPSSVLTPAIREAMGKCAVDVARACNYYGAGTVEFLVDEQLNFYFLEMNTRLQVEHPVTEMITGLDLVKEQIRIARGETLSITQEQLRINGHAIELRICAEDPANNFLPDTGRLDTYIRPQGYGVRVDDGYEQGMDIPIYYDPMIAKLIAWGADREEARLRLLRAIDEYRVTGIRTTLPFGKWALQQPAFISGQFDTNFIGKYFQPQHLEGHDTAAEQAAAILAAQLWQQLAAPKTAVTTAAAGNHSNWKKRKTRR
- a CDS encoding GtrA family protein, whose product is MKQLILDILAFFYKPFAKIMPFQTFRYLACGGGNTLLDIFLFFISYNFILQKEMVHLPFITVSPHIAAVLMAFFVSFPTGFLLNKYIVFSESNLRGRVQLIRYFILVGVCLLFNYIFMKVFVEYCHFYPTIAKILTTILVVCFSYVTQKKFTFKVKIEP
- a CDS encoding thymidine kinase gives rise to the protein MFIEPSLTGGRRGWIEVICGSMFSGKTEELIRRLKRARIANLSVEIFKPAMDTRYDEQNIVSHDESKILSTPVESSQQILLLGQGVDVVGIDEAQFFDLELPNVCDQLAQTGIRVIVAGLDMTYQGQPFGPIPDLLAQAEYITKLHAICVQCGNIATHSFRKSSDKSTVLLGEKDLYEPRCRYCYHNVP